One stretch of Oceanimonas pelagia DNA includes these proteins:
- a CDS encoding RDD family protein yields the protein MASSYAGLPRAGVLRRLGAWLYDFLVVVALLMVAGFICFGLTALALHLGWIGLGRHEDTAALLSASRGYQLILLGVVLGFYCWFWRTSGQTLGMRAWRLRVQNTDGSRLTLGQCLVRAVTALLGLGNFWIWLNPRSKLALQDKLAHCEMVVLTKEQNKELLSR from the coding sequence GTGGCTTCTTCTTATGCGGGTTTGCCCCGGGCCGGGGTGCTGCGTCGCCTGGGCGCCTGGCTGTACGATTTTCTGGTGGTGGTGGCGCTGCTGATGGTGGCGGGCTTTATCTGCTTCGGACTCACCGCCCTGGCGCTGCATCTGGGCTGGATTGGTCTGGGCCGGCATGAAGATACCGCCGCCCTGCTGAGCGCCAGCCGCGGCTATCAGCTGATTTTGCTGGGCGTGGTGCTGGGCTTTTACTGCTGGTTCTGGCGCACCAGCGGCCAGACCCTGGGCATGCGTGCCTGGCGGCTCAGAGTGCAGAACACCGACGGCTCGCGGCTGACCCTGGGCCAGTGCCTGGTGCGCGCCGTCACGGCGCTGCTGGGGCTGGGCAATTTCTGGATATGGCTCAATCCGCGCAGCAAGCTGGCGCTGCAGGACAAGCTGGCCCACTGTGAAATGGTGGTGCTCACCAAGGAGCAGAACAAAGAACTGCTGAGCCGCTGA
- the lptG gene encoding LPS export ABC transporter permease LptG: MFNILDRYIGRTVLMAMLLCEFVLVGLSAIIRYVEQLRSVGEGSYTLLSAFYYVLLSMPKEIVLFFPIAALLGGLIGLGQLASSSELVVMQAAGNSRFNIVASALKTAVPLMLVIMLIGEYLAPATKLAADDLRTQARSGGQVVLSVNGVWARDGEAYINIGQARRDGTLSNITLYYFDDELRLERITQAASAEYHNGEWTLLNLTDTLFNHGESIITEQQASRRWQTSLTPDKLGVVAIEPAELSMRGLWEYQGYLEDNGQDASLYALEFWRKALQPVMVIAMMLLASSFVFGALRSVTMGARLLMGILFGFGFYVANEVFGPISLVYEVPPVIGALGPSLLFIGVALFLLNRRA, translated from the coding sequence ATGTTTAATATTCTCGATCGTTACATTGGCCGCACCGTGCTGATGGCCATGTTGTTGTGCGAATTCGTGCTGGTGGGGCTGTCGGCCATCATCCGTTACGTGGAGCAGCTGCGCAGCGTGGGCGAGGGCAGTTATACCCTGCTCTCCGCCTTTTATTATGTGCTGCTGTCCATGCCCAAGGAAATCGTGCTGTTCTTTCCCATCGCGGCGCTGCTGGGCGGCCTGATCGGCCTGGGGCAGCTGGCCAGCTCCAGCGAGCTGGTGGTGATGCAGGCGGCGGGCAACTCCCGTTTCAACATTGTGGCCAGCGCCCTGAAAACCGCGGTACCGCTGATGCTGGTGATCATGCTGATCGGCGAGTACCTGGCCCCGGCCACCAAGCTGGCGGCGGATGACCTGCGCACTCAGGCCCGCTCCGGTGGCCAGGTGGTGCTGTCGGTGAACGGTGTCTGGGCCCGGGATGGCGAGGCCTATATCAACATCGGTCAGGCCCGGCGCGACGGTACCCTGAGCAACATCACCCTCTATTACTTCGACGACGAGCTGCGCCTTGAGCGCATTACCCAGGCCGCCAGCGCCGAGTATCACAACGGCGAGTGGACGCTGCTGAACCTGACCGACACCCTGTTTAACCACGGCGAGTCCATTATTACCGAGCAGCAGGCCAGCCGCCGCTGGCAAACCAGCCTGACGCCCGACAAGCTGGGGGTGGTGGCCATTGAGCCGGCGGAGCTGTCGATGCGCGGATTGTGGGAATACCAGGGTTACCTGGAAGACAACGGGCAGGACGCCAGCCTTTACGCCCTGGAGTTCTGGCGCAAGGCACTGCAGCCGGTGATGGTGATTGCCATGATGCTGCTGGCCTCGTCCTTTGTCTTTGGTGCCCTGCGCAGCGTGACCATGGGAGCCCGGTTGCTGATGGGCATTCTGTTCGGTTTCGGCTTTTACGTGGCTAACGAGGTGTTTGGCCCCATCAGCCTGGTGTATGAGGTACCGCCCGTTATCGGTGCCCTGGGCCCCAGCCTGCTGTTTATTGGCGTGGCGCTGTTTCTGCTTAACCGCCGGGCTTAA
- the lptF gene encoding LPS export ABC transporter permease LptF, with protein sequence MIAFRYLFRETLKTQLAVLFVLLLIFISQNFIDVLGKAASGEIPGALVGRLLLLNLPEMATLMLPVSLFIGILFAHGRLYAESEMTVMKAVGMGPGRIMRTTLVLALVWTALALFNSLWLNPWAKSQVFQLREEVKADPGFAVLREARFMSLDGGRIVGYVEELEEGDDGGNRLNRLFVVQQGQAQRAPAIVVADGGRLHEQDDGQWLTLEHGRRYSGTPGNREFDVAEFDEYSAYIRPSEIEAAQSRIESMPSRELLNADDLQQRTELQWRLVLPLSMLVLTLVVVPLSVVNPRQGRYAKLLPAILLYLAYFLLQTASRSAVEGGSLPPAPGLYTVPLAFLLLVALPLNLAETAWWNRTRQKLTRSKAA encoded by the coding sequence GTGATTGCATTCCGCTATTTGTTTCGGGAAACCCTGAAGACTCAGCTGGCCGTGCTGTTTGTGCTTTTGCTCATCTTTATCAGCCAGAATTTTATCGACGTGCTGGGCAAGGCCGCCAGCGGGGAGATCCCCGGTGCGCTGGTGGGCAGGCTGCTGCTGCTCAACCTGCCGGAGATGGCCACCCTGATGCTGCCGGTCAGCCTGTTTATCGGCATTCTGTTTGCCCATGGCCGGCTCTACGCCGAAAGCGAAATGACGGTGATGAAGGCGGTGGGCATGGGCCCGGGGCGCATTATGCGTACCACTCTGGTGCTGGCTTTGGTGTGGACGGCGCTGGCGCTGTTCAACTCGCTGTGGCTCAACCCCTGGGCCAAGAGCCAGGTGTTTCAGTTGCGGGAAGAGGTCAAGGCCGACCCGGGGTTTGCGGTGCTGCGCGAGGCCCGTTTCATGAGCCTGGATGGCGGCCGCATTGTGGGCTATGTGGAAGAGCTGGAAGAAGGCGACGACGGCGGTAACCGGCTTAACCGGCTGTTTGTGGTGCAGCAGGGCCAGGCCCAGCGCGCGCCGGCCATTGTGGTGGCCGACGGCGGCCGGCTGCATGAGCAGGATGACGGCCAGTGGCTGACCCTGGAACACGGCCGCCGCTACAGCGGCACCCCGGGCAACCGGGAGTTCGATGTGGCCGAATTTGATGAATACAGCGCCTATATCCGCCCCTCGGAAATCGAGGCCGCGCAAAGCCGTATTGAATCCATGCCCAGCCGGGAGCTGCTGAACGCCGACGATCTGCAGCAGCGCACCGAGCTGCAATGGCGGCTGGTGCTGCCGCTGTCGATGCTGGTGCTCACCCTGGTGGTGGTCCCTTTGTCGGTAGTCAATCCGCGGCAGGGACGCTATGCCAAGCTGCTGCCGGCCATTTTGCTGTATCTGGCTTATTTTCTGCTGCAAACCGCGTCCCGCTCGGCGGTGGAAGGAGGCAGCCTGCCGCCGGCACCCGGCCTGTATACGGTGCCGCTGGCGTTTTTGCTGCTGGTGGCGCTGCCCCTTAACCTGGCGGAAACCGCCTGGTGGAACCGTACCCGGCAAAAACTCACACGGAGCAAGGCCGCCTGA
- the pepA gene encoding leucyl aminopeptidase, with amino-acid sequence MEFSVKSGSPEKQRSACIVVGVYEPRRLSPVAEQLDKVSDGYLSSLLRRGDLEGKPGQTLLLHQVPGVLGERVLLVGCGKERELDERQYRQIIRNTISTLNDTGSMEAVCFLTELHVKGRDTYWKVRQAVETTLASLYSFDQFKTNKAEPRRPLRKLVFNVPTRRELTIGERAIAHGLAVARGVRVCRDVANMPPNVCNPAYLASQARQLADAWDNISTRVIGEEEMAELGMNAYLAVARGSHNEAMMSVIEYKGHPDPNARPIALVGKGLTFDAGGISLKPAEAMDEMKYDMGGAASVLGTMHALAELQLPVNVVAILAGCENMPDGNAYRPGDILTTMSGQTVEVLNTDAEGRLVLCDALTFVERYEPEAVIDVATLTGACIIALGHHTSGLLANHNPLAHELLNASEQAGDRAWRLPMSDEYQEQLESPFADMANIGGRPAGTITAACFLSRFTKKYNWAHLDVAGTAWQSGKQKGATGRPVPLLTQFLLNRAGALNVEE; translated from the coding sequence ATGGAGTTCAGTGTAAAAAGCGGTAGTCCCGAGAAACAGCGCAGCGCCTGCATCGTCGTGGGCGTATACGAACCGCGCCGGCTGTCGCCGGTGGCCGAACAGCTCGACAAGGTCAGTGACGGCTACCTCAGCTCACTGCTTCGCCGCGGTGATCTGGAAGGCAAGCCCGGCCAGACCCTGCTGCTGCATCAGGTACCCGGCGTGCTGGGCGAGCGGGTGCTGCTGGTGGGCTGTGGCAAGGAGCGCGAGCTGGATGAGCGGCAATACAGGCAGATCATTCGCAACACCATCAGCACCCTGAACGACACCGGCTCCATGGAGGCGGTGTGTTTCCTCACCGAGCTGCACGTCAAGGGCCGCGACACCTACTGGAAGGTGCGCCAGGCGGTGGAAACCACCCTCGCCAGCCTGTACAGCTTTGACCAGTTCAAGACCAACAAGGCCGAGCCGCGCCGGCCGCTGCGCAAGCTGGTGTTCAATGTGCCCACCCGTCGCGAGCTGACCATTGGCGAGCGCGCCATCGCCCACGGCCTGGCCGTGGCCCGGGGCGTACGGGTATGCCGCGACGTGGCCAACATGCCCCCCAATGTGTGCAACCCCGCCTATCTGGCCTCTCAGGCGCGCCAGCTGGCCGACGCCTGGGACAACATCAGCACCCGGGTGATCGGCGAAGAGGAAATGGCCGAACTGGGCATGAATGCCTACCTGGCGGTGGCCCGGGGCTCCCACAATGAAGCCATGATGTCGGTGATCGAGTACAAGGGCCATCCGGACCCCAACGCCCGTCCCATCGCCCTGGTGGGCAAGGGCCTGACCTTTGACGCCGGCGGCATCTCGCTCAAGCCCGCCGAAGCCATGGACGAAATGAAATACGACATGGGCGGTGCCGCCTCCGTGCTGGGCACCATGCATGCCCTGGCCGAGCTGCAGTTGCCGGTGAACGTGGTGGCCATTCTGGCCGGCTGCGAGAACATGCCCGACGGCAACGCCTATCGCCCCGGTGACATTCTCACTACCATGTCCGGCCAGACCGTGGAAGTGCTCAACACCGACGCCGAAGGCCGGCTGGTGCTGTGCGATGCCCTCACCTTTGTGGAGCGTTACGAGCCGGAAGCGGTGATCGACGTGGCCACCCTTACCGGGGCCTGCATCATCGCCCTTGGGCACCATACCTCCGGGCTGCTGGCCAACCACAACCCCCTGGCCCACGAGCTGCTCAACGCCTCGGAGCAGGCCGGAGACCGGGCCTGGCGCCTGCCCATGAGCGATGAATACCAGGAGCAGCTGGAAAGCCCCTTTGCCGACATGGCCAACATCGGCGGCCGGCCGGCGGGCACCATTACCGCCGCCTGCTTCCTGAGCCGGTTCACCAAAAAGTACAACTGGGCCCACCTGGATGTGGCCGGCACCGCCTGGCAAAGCGGTAAGCAAAAGGGCGCTACCGGCCGTCCGGTGCCACTGCTGACCCAGTTTCTGCTGAACCGCGCCGGCGCCCTGAACGTCGAAGAATGA
- a CDS encoding DNA polymerase III subunit chi produces MSTGCFHLLPNDDAGLLEQWVCRLATDCYRQGLGVFIYTLDQALAEAIDERLWQQEADSFVAHNLQGEGPRQGAPVVIGWQPPQGGRAVLINLAPEAPAFARRFGQLHDFVPSSDPGKQQARERFKAYRQAGFELTTAPVPLPTQDV; encoded by the coding sequence ATGAGCACCGGCTGTTTCCACCTGTTGCCCAACGACGACGCCGGCCTGCTGGAGCAGTGGGTGTGCCGGCTGGCCACCGACTGCTACCGCCAGGGACTGGGGGTGTTTATTTACACCCTCGACCAGGCCCTGGCCGAGGCCATTGACGAACGCCTGTGGCAACAGGAGGCCGACAGCTTTGTGGCTCACAACCTGCAGGGCGAAGGCCCGCGCCAGGGCGCACCCGTGGTGATTGGCTGGCAACCGCCCCAAGGCGGGCGCGCCGTGCTGATCAACCTGGCACCCGAGGCCCCCGCCTTTGCCCGCCGCTTTGGCCAGCTGCACGACTTTGTGCCGTCCTCCGACCCCGGCAAACAACAGGCCCGGGAGCGCTTCAAGGCCTACCGCCAGGCCGGCTTTGAGCTGACCACGGCGCCGGTACCACTTCCCACTCAAGATGTATAA
- a CDS encoding valine--tRNA ligase → MEKTFNPNAIEQALYQQWESKGYFKPHGDTSKDAYSIMIPPPNVTGSLHMGHAFQDSIMDTLIRYQRMQGKNTLWQVGTDHAGIATQMVVERKIAAEEGKTRHDYGRDAFIDKIWEWKKESGGTITQQLRRLGASVDWDRERFTMDEGLSNAVKEVFVRLYEDDLIYRGKRLVNWDPKLHTAISDLEVENKDKKGHMWHFRYPLADGVKTADGKDYLVVATTRPETMLGDTAVAVNPADPRYKDLIGKDIILPIVNRRIPIVGDDHADMEKGTGCVKITPAHDFNDYEVGKRHGLPMINVLTFDAAIRDEAEVFTTTGEPSDVYSPELPAAYRGLDRFEARSAVVAELESLGLLDSIKDHDLTVPYGDRGGVVIEPMLTDQWYVRAAPLAKVATQAVEDGEIQFVPKQYENMYFSWMRDIQDWCISRQLWWGHRIPAWYDESGKVYVGRDEAEVRAAHNLSDDVVLSQDEDVLDTWFSSALWTFSTLGWPEQTPELKTFHPSSVLVTGFDIIFFWVARMIMMTMHFIKDENGKPQVPFKTVYVTGLIRDENGDKMSKSKGNVLDPLDMIDGIDLESLVAKRTGNMMQPQLAAKIEKRTRKEFADGIEAHGTDALRFTLCAMASTGRDINWDMKRLDGYRNFCNKLWNASRYVLMNTEEQDCGQSGGELQYSLADRWIRAQLQATIADVRQALDGYRFDRAASALYEFIWNQFCDWYLELTKPVLWHGSEAEQRATRKTLIEVLETLLRLAHPIMPYITEEIWQRVAPLAGRGGDSIMLAAYPEVNAAEQDEQAMADLEWVKRFIVSIRNLRAEMNIPPGQALSVLLRPAGDDARRATDNDAFLKAMAKLESITLLAADEEAPVSTKQLIGDTELLLPMAGLIDKDAELSRLEKELGKIQGEIKRLEGKLNNAGFVAKAPAEVVAKEQEKLADYQATLSKLEQQREQIASL, encoded by the coding sequence ATGGAAAAGACTTTTAATCCCAACGCCATCGAGCAGGCCCTGTACCAGCAATGGGAAAGCAAGGGTTACTTCAAGCCCCACGGCGACACCAGCAAAGATGCCTACAGCATCATGATCCCACCGCCCAACGTCACCGGCAGCCTGCACATGGGCCACGCCTTTCAGGACTCCATCATGGACACCCTGATCCGCTACCAGCGCATGCAGGGCAAAAACACCCTGTGGCAGGTGGGCACCGATCACGCCGGCATCGCCACCCAGATGGTGGTGGAGCGCAAGATCGCTGCCGAGGAAGGCAAGACCCGCCACGACTACGGCCGTGACGCCTTTATCGACAAGATCTGGGAGTGGAAAAAGGAATCCGGCGGCACCATCACCCAGCAGCTGCGTCGCCTCGGTGCCTCGGTAGACTGGGATCGCGAGCGCTTCACCATGGACGAGGGCCTGTCCAACGCGGTGAAGGAAGTGTTCGTGCGCCTGTATGAAGACGATCTCATCTACCGCGGCAAACGCCTGGTGAACTGGGATCCCAAGCTGCACACCGCCATCTCCGATCTGGAAGTGGAAAACAAGGACAAGAAGGGCCACATGTGGCACTTCCGCTACCCGCTGGCCGACGGCGTGAAAACCGCCGATGGCAAGGACTACCTGGTGGTAGCCACCACCCGTCCGGAAACCATGCTGGGCGACACCGCGGTGGCGGTGAACCCGGCTGATCCGCGCTACAAGGACTTGATCGGCAAGGACATCATTCTGCCCATCGTCAACCGCCGCATCCCCATCGTGGGCGACGACCACGCCGACATGGAAAAGGGCACCGGCTGCGTGAAGATCACCCCGGCCCACGACTTCAACGACTACGAAGTGGGCAAGCGTCACGGCCTGCCGATGATCAATGTGCTGACCTTTGACGCCGCCATTCGCGATGAAGCCGAAGTGTTCACCACCACCGGCGAGCCGTCCGATGTGTACAGCCCCGAGCTGCCCGCCGCCTACCGTGGCCTGGACCGCTTTGAAGCCCGCAGCGCCGTGGTGGCCGAGCTGGAAAGCCTGGGACTGCTCGACAGCATCAAGGATCACGACCTCACCGTGCCCTACGGCGACCGCGGTGGCGTGGTGATCGAGCCCATGCTCACCGATCAGTGGTACGTACGCGCCGCGCCCCTGGCCAAGGTAGCGACTCAGGCGGTAGAAGACGGCGAAATCCAGTTCGTACCCAAGCAGTACGAGAACATGTACTTCTCCTGGATGCGCGACATTCAGGACTGGTGCATCTCCCGCCAGCTGTGGTGGGGCCACCGCATTCCCGCCTGGTACGACGAGTCCGGCAAGGTCTATGTGGGCCGGGACGAGGCCGAAGTGCGCGCCGCCCACAACCTGAGCGACGACGTGGTGCTGAGCCAGGACGAAGACGTGCTCGACACCTGGTTCAGCTCGGCGCTGTGGACCTTCTCCACCCTGGGCTGGCCGGAGCAGACCCCGGAGCTCAAAACCTTCCACCCTTCCAGCGTGCTGGTCACCGGCTTTGACATCATCTTCTTCTGGGTGGCGCGCATGATCATGATGACCATGCACTTCATCAAGGACGAAAACGGCAAACCACAGGTTCCGTTCAAAACTGTTTACGTCACCGGCCTGATCCGCGACGAAAACGGCGACAAGATGTCCAAGTCCAAGGGCAACGTGCTGGATCCCCTCGACATGATCGACGGCATCGATCTGGAGTCCCTGGTAGCCAAGCGCACCGGCAACATGATGCAGCCCCAGCTGGCCGCCAAGATCGAAAAGCGCACCCGCAAGGAGTTCGCCGACGGCATCGAGGCCCACGGCACCGACGCCCTGCGTTTTACCCTGTGCGCCATGGCCTCCACCGGCCGCGATATCAACTGGGACATGAAGCGCCTGGACGGTTACCGCAACTTCTGCAACAAGCTGTGGAACGCGTCCCGCTATGTGCTGATGAACACCGAGGAGCAGGATTGTGGCCAGAGCGGCGGCGAGCTGCAGTATTCGCTGGCGGATCGCTGGATTCGCGCCCAGCTGCAAGCCACCATCGCCGATGTGCGTCAGGCGCTGGACGGCTACCGCTTTGACCGCGCCGCCAGTGCCCTGTACGAGTTTATCTGGAACCAGTTCTGCGACTGGTATCTGGAGCTGACCAAGCCGGTGCTGTGGCACGGCTCCGAGGCCGAGCAGCGCGCCACCCGCAAGACCCTGATCGAGGTGCTGGAAACCCTGCTGCGTCTGGCCCATCCGATCATGCCCTACATCACCGAGGAAATCTGGCAACGGGTAGCCCCGCTGGCCGGCCGCGGCGGCGACAGCATCATGCTGGCCGCCTACCCGGAGGTGAATGCCGCCGAGCAGGACGAGCAGGCCATGGCCGATCTGGAGTGGGTGAAGCGCTTTATCGTGTCCATTCGCAACCTGCGCGCCGAGATGAACATTCCCCCGGGCCAGGCCCTGAGCGTGCTGCTGCGCCCCGCCGGGGACGACGCCCGCCGCGCCACCGACAACGACGCCTTCCTCAAGGCCATGGCCAAGCTGGAGTCCATCACCCTGCTGGCCGCCGACGAGGAAGCGCCGGTGTCCACCAAGCAGCTGATCGGCGACACCGAGCTGCTGCTGCCCATGGCCGGCCTGATCGACAAGGATGCCGAACTTTCACGCCTTGAGAAAGAGCTGGGCAAGATTCAAGGGGAGATCAAGCGCCTGGAAGGCAAGCTCAACAACGCCGGTTTCGTGGCCAAGGCCCCCGCCGAGGTGGTGGCCAAGGAGCAGGAAAAACTGGCCGACTACCAGGCCACCCTGAGCAAGCTGGAGCAGCAGCGCGAGCAGATCGCCAGCCTGTAA
- a CDS encoding methyl-accepting chemotaxis protein codes for MQKAKLAREAAELASVTAGQTSHIAERGSAALKLSVATSVSIGTRLEQAVEVIVRLNEQARSIEEIVATISSVADQTNLLALNAAIEAARAGAQGRGFAVVADEVRQLAARTSRATGEINQVVQQNRELTGRVSDAIMQVTEVAEQGRRQVAEVEKIMEEIYQGALAVQQAAANVGR; via the coding sequence GTGCAGAAGGCAAAGCTGGCCCGGGAAGCCGCCGAACTGGCCAGCGTTACCGCCGGGCAGACTTCCCACATTGCCGAGCGTGGCAGTGCCGCGCTGAAGCTCTCGGTGGCCACCTCGGTCAGCATTGGCACCCGGCTGGAGCAGGCGGTTGAAGTGATAGTCCGACTCAACGAGCAGGCCCGCAGCATTGAGGAAATTGTGGCTACCATCAGCAGTGTGGCGGATCAGACCAACCTGCTGGCGCTCAATGCCGCCATTGAGGCGGCCCGGGCCGGAGCACAGGGGCGGGGTTTTGCAGTGGTGGCCGACGAGGTGCGTCAGCTCGCCGCGCGTACCAGCCGGGCCACCGGAGAGATCAACCAGGTCGTGCAGCAGAACCGGGAGCTGACCGGGCGTGTGTCTGATGCCATTATGCAGGTGACCGAGGTGGCCGAGCAGGGGCGCCGGCAGGTGGCCGAGGTGGAGAAGATCATGGAGGAGATTTATCAGGGAGCACTGGCGGTGCAACAGGCCGCCGCCAACGTGGGCCGCTGA
- a CDS encoding CAP domain-containing protein — translation MPVLLAIIMALLPAFATAGLPQPLLQAHNRARAEVGAAPLVWSARAEAQAASWAQVLSRRCDIEHSRGSGFGENLFMGTIGYYDELDGVKSWEDEKRHYSGQPLTRELVPRVGHYTQMIWPDTRELGCATSSCNNLMILVCNYYPPGNYLGESAW, via the coding sequence ATGCCAGTATTGCTGGCCATTATCATGGCACTGCTGCCCGCGTTTGCCACAGCCGGCCTGCCACAACCATTGCTGCAAGCGCACAACCGGGCCCGGGCCGAGGTGGGGGCCGCTCCGCTGGTCTGGTCGGCCCGGGCCGAGGCCCAGGCGGCCAGCTGGGCACAGGTATTAAGCCGGCGCTGCGATATCGAGCACAGCCGGGGCTCTGGCTTTGGCGAAAACCTGTTTATGGGCACCATCGGGTATTACGATGAGCTGGACGGGGTCAAAAGCTGGGAAGACGAAAAACGGCATTACTCGGGTCAGCCCCTGACGCGGGAACTGGTGCCCAGGGTGGGCCACTACACCCAGATGATCTGGCCCGACACGCGAGAGCTGGGCTGCGCCACCTCAAGCTGCAATAACCTCATGATCCTGGTGTGCAATTACTATCCGCCGGGCAACTACCTGGGCGAAAGCGCCTGGTAA
- a CDS encoding glycine zipper 2TM domain-containing protein — MHGKVKAGVAAVLLLGLSACANMSDRERNTAIGAGVGGVAGSVLTHGSAVGTIGGAVVGGVIGNQVDK; from the coding sequence ATGCATGGCAAAGTGAAAGCGGGTGTGGCGGCCGTGCTGCTGCTCGGGCTGTCGGCCTGTGCCAACATGTCCGACCGCGAGCGCAACACCGCCATCGGTGCCGGTGTGGGCGGCGTGGCCGGCTCGGTGCTGACCCACGGCAGTGCCGTGGGCACCATAGGCGGTGCCGTGGTGGGCGGTGTGATCGGCAACCAGGTCGACAAGTAA